The Notoacmeibacter ruber DNA segment CGTTGCGGCGTGCTTCGGCCACGGCTACGCGGCTATCCTCAATGCCGTGCTGCCCCTCATAATGATCCAGATCATTGGGCTTGCCATCGGTAAGGACGATCAGGAGCCGACGGGCCGACTTTTCTTCGGAAAGATGGTGGCTGGCATGGCGGATGGCCGCGCCCAGACGCGTGTAATAGCCGGGCTTCAAAGCGCCGATACGGTCGGTTGCCGCCTGGTTCATGGGCTGGTCGAACCCTTTGATCCTCGTCACAAACACCCGATTACGGCGCAGCGAGGAAAACCCCCAAATGCCAAGCCTGTCGCCTGCTGCATCGATCCCGCCGGCCAGAACGGCCAATGCTTCGCGGGCGACTTCAATGACGGATATATCGCCGACTGTTGCCTCCGTTGAACGGGACGTATCGATCAGGAAGGCGACCGAAAGATCGCGTTCCACCTGTCGCGACGATTGCCAGATGCGATCGCTGCCCTGTCCTGTCGCGGCGAGATCGGCGCGAGCTGCAATCAGTGCGTCGATATCAAGTTCGGTGCCATCGATCTGGCAAGGCTGCATGATGCGGCGCGGTCGCAAGACCTCAAACTGCCGGCGAACAGCGCGCAGACGTTTCGCATCCGGTTGAAAGGTCAGATCCGTCGCCGGGGCGACCTCGGCTTCCAGCACGCGGCAATGGTCATCCATGTAGCTGCGTGAGCGATAATTCCATTCGGGATAGGTGTATTGAGCAGACAAGCGCTCATGGTCGGCATCGGCTGGCGAAAGGTCCAGATGCAGACGAAGCCGTGTCGCGGCCCGCTTGTCGTTCCGTGTAAGCGTGATGTTGTCCTGATCGTCGGCCGCTTTCTGTGCGTTCTCGTCATCATCATCATCGACACTTCGGTTGAGGTTCATCGATTCCACCCAACTGAGAATCGATTCGAAGCGGTGAACGATCAGGTTGTCCTTGCGATTCGCCTGATCGAGATCGCGGCGGAAGGCCATTTTACGCGATGCGGTCGGCGCGTTCGGAGGCGGACTTCCCGCCTCGTCCGTGGTCTCCTGCGAAGGCGCACCGCTACAAGGCGATGAGAGATGCAGCCAGAGCGGAACGGGCACGAACGACATCCGCCCTCCGCCTCCCCCGTCATCCATGCGGGTCATGGGATTTACCGTTTCACCGGCGAGGCGGCTGCGGATAACCGCTTCGACCACAGCTTCTTTCGGCGGCAGCGAAAACCGCGGGCGATTGGCCAGAACCTTCGCGACCATCTCGGTGTAACGGCCAAAAAGACCCGGGCATAGGTCGCGGACACGTTCGGTGAGCGCCGTATTAATCGCAATCTGCAACTCGTCGCAGTCAGACTGCGGCAGATCCTCGAACCGGCAGACGGCCGCCATGGCGGTCAGCCAAAAATAGGCGGCGCGGTTCTGCGAAGGGTCGTCGAAACAGTCGAGTTGGGGGGGCAGTCTCAGGCACTCGCCATCGAACCCCGCCTGATAGAATGTTTCGCGGCCTGTGCCGATGCGACGCCGAAGAGAGCGGCGATGGCGCACCGGCAACGGAGCCGCTTCGCGCAGTTCGGTTCCCTTTGCTCCGCCAAGAGCCCGGAAGAAGATGGCAAGGCCAGGCTGCAACGATGAAAGTGCCACCACAGCATCCGGAAAGACGGGCGACAAGCCGAGGCGGCTCGCATAATCATGCCAGAGATTTCCGACAGTCTCTTCCGGCTCCATCAAGTCGAATGGGCTGATGATCATGGCCGCTAACCGTAGATGGTGGCGACGAGTTCGCGGAGCGCGGTCTTGACGTCCTCGTCATCGGTCAAGGGCTCGATCACCGCCACGTCCAATGAACGTTCCACGGCCATACCGGAAGCCATCAGCGTGGCGGCATAGATCAGAAGGCGCGTCGAGACACCCTCCTCGAGATCCATGCCGGAGAGGTTGCGGATATGGCCGCCCAGCCGGACCAGCGGAGCGACTCTGGCTGTGTCGAGACCACTCTCCTGCGCAACGACGGCGATCTCGTCCTCCGGAGCGGGAAAGTCGAACGTGCACGAGAGAAAGCGCTGCCGTGTGGAGGGTTTCATTCGCTTCAGAACGTTCTGATAGCCGGGATTGTAGCTCGCCACGAGCATGAAACCGGCAGGCGCCCGCAACTCCTCACCCGTCCTGTCGATCATCAGCGTGCGCCGATTGTCGGTCAGCGGGTGAAGAACGACCGTAACGTCCTTTCTCGCCTCCACGATCTCGTCGAGATAGCAGATCGCCCCTTCACGAACGGCACGGGTGAGCGGGCCATCCACCCATTCGGTCTCGCCGCCGCGCAGGAGATACCGGCCGATCAGATCGGCAGCCGAAAGATCGTCGTGACAGGCCACCGTGTAGAGCGGGCGCTGCAGCCGGGCGGCCATATGTTCGACGAACCGGGTTTTCCCGCAGCCGGTCGGCCCCTTCAAAAGAAGGGGCAAACCGTTTGTGTGAGCCATTTCGAAAATGGTGCATTCATTGCCGGTCGGCCGGTAATAGGGAATGCTGTCTTTCTGCATTGCAAGGCTCATGAGGTCACTCCGCCGGCAGAGGATCGGAGCGCGACGGCGCGGGATTCGACGAGCCAGGCTTGATGACCTCTTTACGCCGGACCACGAGAAGCGCGTAGATGAAGAGGCAGGCTCCAATCACCACGGCGAGGCCGGAGCCCCAGCGCATCACGTAGAAGATCGTCAGACTGTCCTGCACCTCCATGTAGCTCTCGCCAAGCACGCGTTGCATATGGGTCTGGATCGTCCCCGCGAAGGTCAGCGTGAACGTCATGAACGCCATGCCGCCGGTCATCAGCCAGAATGCGGCCATGTTCAGCACCTGGTTATAGGGCTGGCGCTCTCTCAACAGCGGCATGGCGTAGGAGAACATGGCCAGGTTGAGAGCGACGTAGGCACCATAGAAGGCGAGGTGTCCGTGAGCCGCGGTAATCTGCGTGCCATGGCTGTAGAAATTCACCCCGTGCAGCGTGTGAAGAAAGCCCCAGACGCCGGCGCCGAAGAAAGCGACGGTGCTGGCACCCAGCGACCAGAGGAGGGCCGCCTTGTTCGGGTGATTGCGCCGGCCTTTCCAGACCATGACGAAGGCGAAGGACATCATCAGGAAGAAGGGTGCGACTTCGAAAGTGGAGAAGATGGAGCCAAGCCACTGCCAGTAACCCGGCGTGCCGATCCAGTAATAATGGTGGCCCGTTCCCAGAATGCCGGAGAACAGCGCGGTTGCCACGATGACGTAAAGCCACTTCTCAACTACCTCCCGGTCGACGCCCGTCAGCTTCAGCAGGATGAAGGCGAGAATCGAGGCCATCACCAGTTCCCAGGTCGCTTCGACCCACAGATGAACCACGAACCACCAGTACATCTTGTCCAGGCTCAGATTCTCCGGATTGACGAAGGCGAAGATCCACAGCAGCGACAAAAGCCAGAGCCCCATCAGAAGAACGTTCGTGATGGCGGTCTTGCGGCCCTGCAGAACGGTCATCGTGACGTTGACGAGGAACATGACCGCCGCAACGAGAATGCCGATCCGAACCCAGAGCGGCTGCTCCAGAAATTCACGCCCGCCATGGACCTTGAAGCCATAGCTGATCACGGCGCCGAGCGTGCCCACCACCAGGATGACCAGCTGGATAT contains these protein-coding regions:
- a CDS encoding nitric oxide reductase activation protein NorD, with the translated sequence MIISPFDLMEPEETVGNLWHDYASRLGLSPVFPDAVVALSSLQPGLAIFFRALGGAKGTELREAAPLPVRHRRSLRRRIGTGRETFYQAGFDGECLRLPPQLDCFDDPSQNRAAYFWLTAMAAVCRFEDLPQSDCDELQIAINTALTERVRDLCPGLFGRYTEMVAKVLANRPRFSLPPKEAVVEAVIRSRLAGETVNPMTRMDDGGGGGRMSFVPVPLWLHLSSPCSGAPSQETTDEAGSPPPNAPTASRKMAFRRDLDQANRKDNLIVHRFESILSWVESMNLNRSVDDDDDENAQKAADDQDNITLTRNDKRAATRLRLHLDLSPADADHERLSAQYTYPEWNYRSRSYMDDHCRVLEAEVAPATDLTFQPDAKRLRAVRRQFEVLRPRRIMQPCQIDGTELDIDALIAARADLAATGQGSDRIWQSSRQVERDLSVAFLIDTSRSTEATVGDISVIEVAREALAVLAGGIDAAGDRLGIWGFSSLRRNRVFVTRIKGFDQPMNQAATDRIGALKPGYYTRLGAAIRHASHHLSEEKSARRLLIVLTDGKPNDLDHYEGQHGIEDSRVAVAEARRNGQIVHGIVVDEDGQDWFARIFGRGGFHLLPHPQRLTMALPEIYRRLTVEN
- a CDS encoding cbb3-type cytochrome c oxidase subunit I, encoding MKYQTQKIAYPYILCALALFAVQVLMGLTAGWVYVSPHFLSDILPFHILRMVHTNALIVWLLLGFFGAAYFLIPEESEREIWSPKLAYIQLVILVVGTLGAVISYGFKVHGGREFLEQPLWVRIGILVAAVMFLVNVTMTVLQGRKTAITNVLLMGLWLLSLLWIFAFVNPENLSLDKMYWWFVVHLWVEATWELVMASILAFILLKLTGVDREVVEKWLYVIVATALFSGILGTGHHYYWIGTPGYWQWLGSIFSTFEVAPFFLMMSFAFVMVWKGRRNHPNKAALLWSLGASTVAFFGAGVWGFLHTLHGVNFYSHGTQITAAHGHLAFYGAYVALNLAMFSYAMPLLRERQPYNQVLNMAAFWLMTGGMAFMTFTLTFAGTIQTHMQRVLGESYMEVQDSLTIFYVMRWGSGLAVVIGACLFIYALLVVRRKEVIKPGSSNPAPSRSDPLPAE
- a CDS encoding CbbQ/NirQ/NorQ/GpvN family protein — its product is MSLAMQKDSIPYYRPTGNECTIFEMAHTNGLPLLLKGPTGCGKTRFVEHMAARLQRPLYTVACHDDLSAADLIGRYLLRGGETEWVDGPLTRAVREGAICYLDEIVEARKDVTVVLHPLTDNRRTLMIDRTGEELRAPAGFMLVASYNPGYQNVLKRMKPSTRQRFLSCTFDFPAPEDEIAVVAQESGLDTARVAPLVRLGGHIRNLSGMDLEEGVSTRLLIYAATLMASGMAVERSLDVAVIEPLTDDEDVKTALRELVATIYG